The genomic interval actttactacaactgttttcataacccttacatgagaaaagctaaaaagtgattATACTTGCCATCTAAATGTAATCGTGGTCGGGTAGAACCTCCTCCAGGGCAGACACCTCGGCAGACAGCTGGTCCCGCCAGGGAGCACCACTGACTGCCTCCAACACGTTCTctacctcctcatcctctggcaTGTCGTCCTGCACTTCATCGTCTGGGGCCATGATGTCACCGGCTCCCAGGCAGATGTTGTGCATTTAAGTTGTTGCAGCAGTACATCAGCCTTGTCTGGATAGAGacatgaagattaagaacaacaggATTAGATGATAGCAATTTCATCTAAACTGATATAATTCTAGTGAATGTTAACCGCTTAACGCCTGGTGTTGCTAATTTGTGACCAAACAATTCTGgcctttacttattttacttcatctagatccactatttaatttttttttttacgtttttatatttagatttatttttcctgtattattttttcgttatataattacaaataaaatcaggcagtaaggggataacaatttagacaaataatgatttatttctcaatattagttttatttggcTTCTCAACACATTAGTGATActgaaagtagtgatttaagtcagttatttacagggtttgtacacatttaactattcaattcaaattactaaagttacgaacataagcttatatcaagtcttacaaataaatataacattttatatttaaacatattcgtcaatctgctgacaagcgtttgtttaataactggtatattatgatcattagcaggcccctgtgggtgaaaataatagcaggtaaatgttacctctccactgcgctctcccagcctgagaaaaattcgTCGCCGGTTTTCCTGCCGCCGAAGCCGTGCAAACCGAttctcctcctccaataacaagtaaataaaaaaaataattcaatatccatttttttgcgTCGTTTATCGGCGCTGGTGCTGGTTTTCCccgggcttggggtagacgtgatgacgtcgtgtcgcaaccaggaagtgctccaaaggctagaccgtcccatttaccaacggctgaggatcctctggagcatcctccgatggctgggtcctcctaaggctgagtaggctgggtccttcgaaggacgcagccgccgaattgagacacagcttttGATTCAGtgtcccgcccctctccagctgtgattggctagcatgttgccttcagtcgttgatttgattggttaaattgtatgattgacacatcaaagatagtagtAAAaggacgatggccactccgaggtaaaaaaaaaaaaaaaaaagactgcttccagtccagggtctGCTCCGCGCTCacccagaaggcacaaatattgCTCCATTATATAATCAGGGAAatgttgaccggctacttttgactgccctgaatattaataaaaaaaaaaaaaaaaaaaaaaagtttcaaaaggGCATTTTCGTTGATAAAGGGCAAACTTCCTAGTGCTTTAGCACCACCTAGTGTCTATGTATGCACGCCCCTGATCAATGGCGTCTCTgacatgataagttaagtggggcacaaaaactcaacacccaTTAGCACCTTTGAATTTTGTGTGATGAATATAATCTGACTTTgttcaattttaaattaaacagctaaattagcataaaccaacacgcTAGAAAAACTACTTTAAtttaagctaaatgtaataaaatttttatacataaaattacaaataaaagacCACTcatattgaacagaaaagatttttacttgtttttatttataatgttttaatcatgtattgATTAAAACATTagtattgtctttgtactgaaatgtgctattagggctgaacgattttggaaaataatctaactgcgatttttttttttcttaatattgcgatttaatgcgattattcccccccccccccagtttaatttatcatgtctttttaaacgtatacaaacaacaaatcattttgtttcctcgctgtgcagattagttgctaataGACCCGCAgcgtctaaactcagagcagaaatgattgcgttctgcctacgatatatttcaaccaaaattgcaattttgacttttcgctgcattaaccacaagcaacaaaaatggcgtctaaataaagacgtttgtaaacaaggactatttaaaacaagaacttttaatgtttctattaatcagaatattattcaagagaacagctttttgttgatttggacatcaatccttgttgaacataaagtgcaaccaacaggcaagtcaatgtattaaactgattgaccagtacttaatgctatgtatgattatataaactctaaaacaagtaatacaattagattatctcactgctgcaactgtcttcccttccatgtggagacaaacccactttaaacattttaccaacacctaatggacgtgtctaattccctaattgttacatagccaaaaattgcagacctctgtgagTTGGAAAttacgtttttttaaatcgcgatttatattgaaaatgcgattaattgttcagccctatgtgctatacaaataaatgtgccttgccttgcctaggtGGTTgcaccagtggcggctggcccatagggggcgctcgggcgctgccctccctagatgtggaggggaaaagtcataatatatatagattttaaaagtattataaaCGTCAgtttttatgtaatattatGCGGCGACATGtaatatgaattattaaaacacttctacaaCTAGACTCTACCAATTGtttctcatttaacagtgcatttccaccgacagaacgtatcatttctcttcttctacacttgtggggctgtgactcaaggagccctacaagtgtagcgaaataaccaatcataTAATGTTGCGATGGATTATTAacaaatatttggccaatcagcatcgccaaaatgactGGCTGTAGGGCTACTTGAAAAGTAGCCCCAAGCCGTAGCGTAGCAACAGTAACATAGGTGACGTCACGTTACATCGGTAGTGGTCAGTCAGGCAGTGACAGTGACAGTGAGGTAGAGATGGCGGCGACGATGACAGTTCAAGTTGAACAGCAGCTTCCACAGAATTCCGTGAGATCTTTATTGAGTTACCCTTTCTCGAGAAGGACTATGGTGGAAAAAATCCATGTAAAGGAGCTGGGACCTGACAAGCCCGAAATAAAATTAACGCAGAGAGCCGAGCAAAAATTGAAATCCTACAAACGGACTTTTAGCAGGAGTTGGTTCCAGCGTAAGTCGTGGCTGACAGCCTGTGGGACAGCTAATGCCCTTTTCTGTTTTCCCtgcattctttttaaaaatgactgGAGTGATTTAACGTGGACACAGTCTGGACAGACAGACTTAAAACACCTCTCCAAACGTATAAAGAAACATGAAAGATCAAGAGTTCATATGGAAAACTGTGTTAAGCTGTCCGTGGTTGGAAAGATTAGCATAGCGGCGCAGCTAGATGATGGACACCGCATTGCGGTAAGAAGGCACAATGAAGAGGTAGATCGAAACCGGCACATTTTATCAAAGCTCATTGAGTGTATTAAGTTTTTTGTGGTGCTTTTGAACTGGCCATGCGGGGACATGATGAAACTGATTTTTCAGACAATCCCGGAATTTTCAGAGGTCTAGTCGACTTGATGGCATCCATTGATCAGGACTTAAGGGAACATCTTGAAAATGCAACCGTTTTTAAAGGCACTTCCAAGACAGTTCAGAACCAGCTCCTGGACTGTATGCTGGCTTTTCTGAGAGAACGGATCATGGATGAAGTAAAGTCAGCTCAATTTTTAGCCATCCAAGCAGATGAAACTACTGACATTTCCACTCACTGTCAGTTGGTGTTGGTATTAAGATACATCGATGAACGCAACAATATACAAGAgcgttttttttagtttatcaaGCTACCCAGCGCCTGTGCTGAAGCAATAGCCAGTGCTTTATTGGAGAGGCTGCAGACCATACTTCCGGAgggacaagaaaaaaagttgatagCCCAGGCTTATGATGGAGCTGCGGTAATGAGGGGTTCCACGGGAGGAGTGCAGCGGAAGGTGCAGGACATCTATGCACACGCCCACTATGTTCACTGTTATGCCCATCAATTAAATTTGGTTATGCAACAAGCAACCTCTCATATCCCTAAATCAGTCATTTCTTTTCCGACTTGGGGggatttgcttcttttttttacaaaatcgaGCAAGAGGACTGTTGTGCTTGATGAAGTGGTGGCCCACCGATTTCCAAGTGCATCATCAACACGTTGGAACTTCAACAGTCGTGCTGTTAACACAGTGTATGAGAACAAGGATGAGCTGGTGAAGTGTTTTCAGACTATCCGGAACGTAGAAGCATTTGATGGCCCAACGAAAAGAGAAGCCGGCGGCTTTTTGAGAATGCTAGAGGACGACACgttctgttttttcctttcGTTGTTCCACAAGATCATGCCTCACGTAGACGTGTTGTACAACCAGctgcagaaaaagaacatcGATTCTGTATACATCGCAGGAGTCACCCAGGCGTTCATCAATCGCATGCAGGCTATCAGGTAAGATAAATCATTAATATGTAGCCTAGCCTATCCTAAATATTTATTCTCTCTGCATAAATTATTGCCTTAAATGTTTATATGTCATGTTATTCAAACAATGCAAAGTTTAGATTAAATGTATGATTGCCAGTAGTAAGCCTTCGGGTAGGTAAATATATCCCTAGTCAGCCAGTTTTCAGAACCTAACATATGGAAACATCTGTATTGGATCAGGGATGCTGTTCCCAATCTGGCTGATGATGAGGAGTACAGGGGACCTGTTCAGGAGCCACCCTCAAAGAAAAGGAGAACATTGGGAGAAGACACACAACACCGTTTGGCACTGGAGGTAGGCACTTGCTTTGTGGTCTGATTTGAAAGAGATCATTAGGCCTAACTGAAATGTCATGAGGatactggtcattttatgcaGTGGTCCAGATTGAATAtgtcaggggttaaagttctccgttgcTGCGACAAATTTCCATCATTTGGAAAAATGAGTGAAAATTGTTACGTCTAGacttttttttcaaggttttaaactgaagctgctctcaaccaataaAACCTGGCAGAGCTGGGACATTAGCCTAtcagagagtagggcgggtctttgcaaagtggACACCTGCCAATCTGAGCTTCATTGGCGTTCAGTTATAACTTTTGCATGAgcatctcaaactggccacagatgacTTAGatgaaagtagtggtggtcaaagTTTTCATTTGGAGTTATGAACTAGCAGGTCAGAAATTTCAGCGGATTGAACACCTGACAACAACCTCCCTCTGTAAGCGTGTCTGTCGCTGGTCCTGcagtttattaattaattactttcacctgtggccatgtcacctgtcagcgtttattccctgGCTTCCAGTGGCTGATAAACCAACCAGGGATCTTTGTATGATTCACTATTaggttttatgtaaaaataaaagagtgACGTGATAGCTCAGGCTAAATAAGtatgatgcactttttttttttttgaagacaaAGAAGGGTTGGAATGTGAAACAATGTTCCGCATTTGACTGggttagatttggaaaaagtaaaaaataaataaaaataaattccacCTGCACTTTTCTGAACCAAATTAGACAGGGCTGCTTGATGGGATgggtagtcgtctggcaatcagagggttcgattccagcttccccttgccacatgttgatctgcccctgggcaaggcacttaaccccaagttgcctaccgagctgcgtctcggtgtatgaatgtgtgcgcgttaatgagagcgattgggtgaatgtggctctagtgtacagcgctttgggttgTCAGCATGACTgtaaaagcgctatataagttcagtccatttaccatttaaatgaTGAGGATTTATATAGATACAAATaattaaggaaactacgtcaaacacataaaaaaaattaaacagcagCTGCAACATGGATTGGAGAGTGGTTTCTATCTGAGGGAGACCAGATacgattctcagagagctttaatgtagttaatttttattttggagcGCGATGTTAAGCAACATTGTAGAAGCAAGTCGTATTAGAAACAGCTGAGAAAGCCTCCTGtctgtggatctatggactctttttactccaacccaaaaacatCTGCCAAACAGGGGGGCTGGTGTCTCTCCAGCAGTCAGTGAGCGAGAGGCAGGGACACAGAGTTTCCATGGACAGGTTTCCAGTCGCAGGGCTCAAATGTAAccgttttattaaacttcaaaaaagttaatctattcttttttataaactcaCGAGTTGTGATAATTGATTGGTGAGCaataacaggcaaagcagagagtgattattgtaatgtgcgatctgtgtaaaattaaagtgtatgacatcatcatagtgttggttatgtgtcctgcattgtccaagGCTGTGGTCGGCCTTGTATGTTCATAGGactgatttatattgaatgtggcAGGGAGCCAgaggagttaatgtacaggtgtgaagaagatgatgtaatgctGTCTTTTGTACCAGTTtcagtttatggaggttttctggggtacagggagggaagggggctgaaactgtaaagtggactgtggaccattttggcaaaagtgtgaaggaagaacttgatgctgcaagtatgaaagttaaccaggtgatgatgttaaaagtgaaggagaggatggagaggctgtccaggatgacaccaaggctctgaagctgaaaggtggcagagatacaggaattgtcactgcatattgtaaaactaccagatttggttaaactTGACTTcgcacaataagcaagtgaggtaTCTAATGTGGCATTATGTCCACGGTCCTGGGCATATATGGGCTgactcaaatttttttttagtcaaactgattatttttgctttaaccccggGAATATGTATATTGTCATATTACAACATGAATAATTACAGTAAGCCATATTGGTTCATTACATAATGTAATACTATATCTTCAGAATGATGATAACTGGACATGTGAATTCTtactgtttttatatatttgcagGTATGTGAGACCATAATGAGACACGCCAAGGAGAGGTTTTCTTTCACCAAGCACCTCGTCAGTGCCACTCTGTTGAAAGGAGACTTGTTCCAACAACACAGCAGGAAGTTCCCAGATTCAGCGCTGGAAACCACAGTGGAAGCCTACCCTTCACTGGAGAAGGCCAGACTTAAAACTGAATTGTCTCTGATCTATGATAACAAGGAGTTCCAGAGTTGCAGTGGTGCACTGTTTTGATGGAAAACAACCTTCAAGacaccgtccgtccgtccgttgtcttccgcttatccggggtcgggtcgcgggggtagcagcttcagtagggaggcccagacgtccctctccccagccacttgggccagctcctcaggaggaatcccaaggcgttcccaggccagccgggagacatagtccctccagcgtgtcctgggtcttcccctgggcctcctcccggtgggacgtgcccggaacacctctccagggaggcgtccaggaggcatcctgaccagatgcccgagccacctcaactggctcctctcgacgtggaggagcagcggctctactctgagtcctccccggatgactgagctcctcaccctatctctaagggagagcccagacacactacggagaaaactcatttcagccgcttgtatccgggatctcgttctttcggtcacgacccaaagctcgtgaccatagatgagggtaggaacgtagatcgaccggtaaatcgagagcttcgccttttggctcagctctctcttcaccacaacggatcggtacagcgcccgcttcacagcagacgctgcaccaatccgcctgtcgatctcccgctccatcttcccctcattcgtgaacaagaccccaagatacttgaactcctccactaggggcaggacatcctccccaacccggagaaggcactctacccttttccggttcaagaccatggtctcggatttggaggcactgattttcatcccggccgcttcgcactcggctgcgaaccgctccagtgagagctgtagatctgAGAGCTGTAGACCTTCAAGACACATTCACCGAAACTGTACGTCTTCTGAAtatcctcatcaccacaccaaTGACAACATCAGAATCAGAGAGGTGCTTCTCTACTTTAAACAGGATAAAGACTTTCCTTAGAAACACTATGGCACAAGATCGGCTTAATGCTCTAGCCATGCTCTCCATAGAGAAAAAACTGACACGGGACATTCCTGATTTCAACACAAGGGTCATTGAGAAATTTGCCACACAGAAAGACAGACGAGCAAAGTTCTTGTACAAATAAGAACCCTTtcactgttttatttcatttattctctctttctccctcacacacacacacacacacacacacacacacacacacacacacacacacacacacacacacgcacacacacacacacgcacacacacacacacacagaaagagagagagacacacattttgtcatgtgtaAGTGTTGTATCTTATACTGTATCTTGTATCTTAtactgttcatttaaaaaaatagacttaaaatTGCTGTAAATGGTTAACTGTATGTGTAAAATGCTAAATCTGAAAAGggaattaaatgtttattgtggAATTGTAGTAATTTTCTGACTTATAATTTGAATGCAtgtgggttaggcagggaaatctattggccagccccaccaagattttttttcaccagccgccactgggtTGCACATTATCCAGCAGAATgtaaacgtaacgtgtgcaattcaagtattttgattggacgatccgagcttggagccagaggatttgtgccccacggctgtctactgagagcatgTTGGGCATGCGGACTGCAATTTCAGATGTTCgtcatttaaacaaatgttggtgagccggccccaatatcaaggcacctcatgaggatttagcctactgagcttgtcagtattctggcagacttagatatatagacacaaatgtttataacagaattttattggtaaggaaATTTACAATGTGGCTCTATAAAGAACGACAAATTCCCATacattattgtgaacatagagctccacagcgacatctagTGGGGCCTGGATCCAAATGCAGAGATGCCACAGATTATATTTTTGAGCgtaattttattatatttgggATCTGCTTCTGAGTCATTCATGGGGTCTATCTAGCAGCAAAAATGTGTTTCCAACAACAAAGCAGCCATCTTATTTCATAGATGGACTCAGGATGGTGGATCTTTGTTTCCAACTGACAGACTTGGTGATGTGTGACAAGCAAAACAAatggtatttttgtatttttgactATAGAGCCATTGAGAACGCGCTATATTGAGTGTTGTTTATAATAATTGAGTTTGAACAGACGTGATCATCCTCAAACTTTCTCGGTAATCGgggcaccaccaccaccacaaataaacacatttatccCGTTGGATCCAACGCTCCTGACACAAGTTATACAAATTTAAGTTTATGTCTTTAATGAACTCCCCATGCTTCCCAATCAGAACAGACTCTACTGATGTCCTCATGGCCAGCAAACGCTTAGTGCTCCCAACTCAACATGCCGTGAAAATAGAAAGCCATGGCATGCAGTAAGTTATTATACATCTCTGTGTGTTCAcggttaatttaattaaaattagccTTTCTAAATAGTGCTAGATCACATCCTGGGCTATTTCTGTCTCAAGGCTTCCACATAATAAGGCAGACATGAGTCCGCGAACAGGTACGTGCAAAGCTCCGTTCTAAAAGTGCGTACGGGACGTCACACTATGAACTGCTCGGCgggaagaagtcttcacatgAAGTTTGTCACAACTCGCAACCACTTGCAGCGTCAGCCTCTCTGCACCAtggactgacaggtgtgcggtggcTGTCTGCAGAGGTAAATGTAGGAGTTTGCCGCAAGAAATGTAGCCGATAAGTATTCTCGACtatgaagtttaaaatgtcCGTGGGAAGTCTGCGCAGTGCAGAGTACTAGAACCAAGTGTGCAGctttctttaatgtttctccTAAGCTGTGTTGTCGCTCCATTTCTTTCAGCTCAAAGTCACCTGGGTTCGCACGCAGGTAAACCCACAATTCTGCCAGGAAAGAAAGCGCTGATAATCACAACTTCTTTTTACCTGCCTTGCTAaatatttctgcattttgtaaATGAGCTCAATTTCTGAGGATAGCTGTACTAAAAATTTCCACGGAGTCGGGAATGC from Fundulus heteroclitus isolate FHET01 chromosome 21, MU-UCD_Fhet_4.1, whole genome shotgun sequence carries:
- the LOC118556870 gene encoding uncharacterized protein LOC118556870; this encodes MQQATSHIPKSVISFPTWGDLLLFFTKSSKRTVVLDEVVAHRFPSASSTRWNFNSRAVNTVYENKDELVKCFQTIRNVEAFDGPTKREAGGFLRMLEDDTFCFFLSLFHKIMPHVDVLYNQLQKKNIDSVYIAGVTQAFINRMQAIRDAVPNLADDEEYRGPVQEPPSKKRRTLGEDTQHRLALEVCETIMRHAKERFSFTKHLVSATLLKGDLFQQHSRKFPDSALETTVEAYPSLEKARLKTELSLIYDNKEFQSCSGALF